In the Solanum pennellii chromosome 5, SPENNV200 genome, one interval contains:
- the LOC107020659 gene encoding serine/threonine-protein phosphatase PP1-like isoform X2, translated as MDQNVLDDIITRLLEVKGKPGKQVVLTEAEIKQLCVVAKETFLRQPNLLELEAPIKICGDIHGQYSDLLRLFEYGGLPPQSNYLFLGDYVDRGKQSLETICLLLAYKIKYPENFFLLRGNHECASINRIYGFYDECKRRFNVRLWKIFTDCFNCLPVAALIDEKILCMHGGLSPDLNHLDQIRGLQRPTDVPDAGLLCDLLWSDPSKDVQGWGMNDRGVSYTFGADKVTEFLEKHDLDLICRAHQVVEDGYEFFANRQLVTVFSAPNYCGEFDNAGAMMSVDETLMCSFQILKPADKKSKFSFGSTTTAKPGSPTGMKSFLNDKV; from the exons atggacCAGAATGTGTTGGATGATATTATAACTAGGCTTCTTGAAGTAAAGGGTAAACCAGGGAAGCAAGTTGTGTTGACTGAGGCTGAGATTAAGCAGTTGTGTGTGGTTGCTAAAGAGACTTTCTTGAGACAGCCTAATTTGTTGGAACTTGAAGCCCCCATCAAGATTTGTG GTGACATTCATGGTCAATATTCTGATCTTCTGCGGCTTTTTGAATATGGTGGATTACCTCCTCAAtcaaattacttatttttaggGGATTATGTTGATCGTGGCAAGCAGAGCTTAGAGACTATATGTCTTCTACTTGCATACAAGATAAAATATCCAGAAAACTTTTTCTTGCTTCGGGGAAATCATGAATGTGCTTCCATAAACCGCATATACGGATTTTATGATGAATGTAAGAGAAGATTTAATGTGAGATTATGGAAAATCTTCACAGATTGCTTCAATTGTCTTCCAGTCGCTGCCTTAATAGATGAAAAGATTCTATGTATGCATGGAGGCCTCTCTCCTGATTTGAACCATTTAGACCAAATTAGAGGTCTCCAGCGCCCAACTGATGTGCCAGATGCTGGTTTGCTCTGTGATTTGCTTTGGTCTGATCCTAGTAAAGATGTTCAGGGATGGGGAATGAATGATCGGGGAGTTTCATACACTTTTGGTGCAGACAAGGTGACAGAATTTCTTGAGAAGCATGATCTGGATCTTATTTGCCGTGCTCACCAG GTTGTGGAGGACGGGTACGAGTTTTTTGCTAATCGGCAACTTGTAACTGTATTTTCTGCACCGAATTATTGTGGAGAGTTTGACAATGCTGGCGCTATGATGAGCGTAGATGAGACATTAATGTGCTCCTTTCAAATATTAAAACCTGCCGACAAGAAGTCCAAATTCAGCTTTGGAAGTACAACTACTGCTAAACCCGGATCTCCTACTGGAATGaag TCCTTTCTTAATGACAAAGTATGA
- the LOC107020659 gene encoding serine/threonine-protein phosphatase PP1-like isoform X1, giving the protein MDQNVLDDIITRLLEVKGKPGKQVVLTEAEIKQLCVVAKETFLRQPNLLELEAPIKICGDIHGQYSDLLRLFEYGGLPPQSNYLFLGDYVDRGKQSLETICLLLAYKIKYPENFFLLRGNHECASINRIYGFYDECKRRFNVRLWKIFTDCFNCLPVAALIDEKILCMHGGLSPDLNHLDQIRGLQRPTDVPDAGLLCDLLWSDPSKDVQGWGMNDRGVSYTFGADKVTEFLEKHDLDLICRAHQVVEDGYEFFANRQLVTVFSAPNYCGEFDNAGAMMSVDETLMCSFQILKPADKKSKFSFGSTTTAKPGSPTGMKSFFNSKA; this is encoded by the exons atggacCAGAATGTGTTGGATGATATTATAACTAGGCTTCTTGAAGTAAAGGGTAAACCAGGGAAGCAAGTTGTGTTGACTGAGGCTGAGATTAAGCAGTTGTGTGTGGTTGCTAAAGAGACTTTCTTGAGACAGCCTAATTTGTTGGAACTTGAAGCCCCCATCAAGATTTGTG GTGACATTCATGGTCAATATTCTGATCTTCTGCGGCTTTTTGAATATGGTGGATTACCTCCTCAAtcaaattacttatttttaggGGATTATGTTGATCGTGGCAAGCAGAGCTTAGAGACTATATGTCTTCTACTTGCATACAAGATAAAATATCCAGAAAACTTTTTCTTGCTTCGGGGAAATCATGAATGTGCTTCCATAAACCGCATATACGGATTTTATGATGAATGTAAGAGAAGATTTAATGTGAGATTATGGAAAATCTTCACAGATTGCTTCAATTGTCTTCCAGTCGCTGCCTTAATAGATGAAAAGATTCTATGTATGCATGGAGGCCTCTCTCCTGATTTGAACCATTTAGACCAAATTAGAGGTCTCCAGCGCCCAACTGATGTGCCAGATGCTGGTTTGCTCTGTGATTTGCTTTGGTCTGATCCTAGTAAAGATGTTCAGGGATGGGGAATGAATGATCGGGGAGTTTCATACACTTTTGGTGCAGACAAGGTGACAGAATTTCTTGAGAAGCATGATCTGGATCTTATTTGCCGTGCTCACCAG GTTGTGGAGGACGGGTACGAGTTTTTTGCTAATCGGCAACTTGTAACTGTATTTTCTGCACCGAATTATTGTGGAGAGTTTGACAATGCTGGCGCTATGATGAGCGTAGATGAGACATTAATGTGCTCCTTTCAAATATTAAAACCTGCCGACAAGAAGTCCAAATTCAGCTTTGGAAGTACAACTACTGCTAAACCCGGATCTCCTACTGGAATGaag TCCTTTTTTAATTCCAAAGCATGA
- the LOC107020915 gene encoding protein EIN4-like, whose translation MLRWLFVGFLISLFIISVIATDNEFSNCNCDEEGVFWNIHTILDCQKVSDFLIAIAYFSIPLELLYFISCSDVPFKWVLVQFIAFIVLCGLTHLLNGLTYSAHPSFQLIMSLTVAKILTALVSCATAITLLTLFPMLLKVKVRELFLTQNVLELDQEVGMMKKQKEVYTHVRMLTREIRKSLDKHTILYTTLVELSKTLNLQNCAVWMPNEDRSLMNLTHGLSPGSAVEYHRSLPIDDPDVLEITKNKGVRILRQDSVLAAASSGGPGEPCTVAAIRMPLLCASDFKGGTPELVDTRYAILVLVMPSANDDCSHNEMEIVEVVADQVAVALSHATVLEESQLMREKLEARNGLLQQAKENAVKASQARNSFQKVMNNGMRRPMHSILGLLSILQDESTSSNQKIIIDTMVRTSTVLSNLINDAMDIPDKDEGRFPVEMMPFQLHSLIREASCLVKCLCVYKGFRFSTDVSNSLPNLVMGDEKRTFQVILHMVGHLLNISSGRGSIVFKVILESGIEGGNDKLQGARKHSVFDEYVTIKFEIEVSRGGSQTDSSISTSHFGGKRYNSKELKEGMSFSMCKKLVQMMQGNVWMPSNTDGHAQKMTLILRFLKQSSFRKHMFELVNPLEQAISSSTFKGLQVLLADDDDVNRMVTKKLLQKLGCQVIAVSSGFQCLSAMGHSTTSIQVVILDLHMAEMDGFEVTTRVRKFHSRNWPLIIALSSTSEQQVWDRCLQVGINGLIRKPVLLQGMAEELQRVLQRAGEGF comes from the exons atgttaagGTGGTTGTTTGTGGGATTCTTGATCTCTTTATTCATCATATCTGTTATAGCTACTGATAATGAGTTCTCCAACTGTAACTGTGATGAAGAGGGTGTCTTTTGGAATATACATACCATTCTTGATTGCCAAAAAGTGAGTGATTTCTTGATTGCAATTGCTTATTTTTCGATTCCACTCGAGTTGCTTTACTTTATAAGTTGCTCTGATGTTCCATTCAAATGGGTTCTTGTTCAATTCATTGCATTCATAGTTCTATGTGGATTGACTCATTTGCTCAATGGATTGACTTATAGTGCTCATCCTTCATTCCAATTGATAATGTCCTTAACCGTTGCGAAAATCCTAACCGCCCTTGTTTCTTGTGCAACTGCAATTACCCTTTTGACTTTGTTCCCTATGCTACTTAAAGTTAAGGTTAGAGAACTATTTTTGACTCAAAATGTGTTGGAGCTTGATCAAGAGGTTGGTATGATGAAGAAACAGAAAGAAGTGTATACTCATGTCCGAATGCTGACACGTGAGATTAGAAAGTCGCTTGATAAACATACGATATTGTATACTACTTTAGTTGAGCTTTCAAAGACATTGAATCTGCAGAATTGTGCTGTTTGGATGCCAAATGAGGATAGGTCATTGATGAACTTGACACACGGGTTAAGTCCCGGTTCTGCTGTAGAATACCATCGTTCACTTCCGATTGATGATCCGGATGTGTTAGAGATAACAAAGAACAAAGGAGTGAGAATTTTAAGACAAGATTCGGTTCTTGCAGCTGCAAGCAGTGGAGGGCCTGGTGAGCCTTGTACTGTTGCAGCGATTCGGATGCCGTTGCTTTGTGCTTCGGATTTCAAAGGTGGGACACCTGAGTTGGTTGACACTCGATATGCTATTTTAGTTTTGGTTATGCCGAGTGCAAATGATGATTGTAGCCATAATGAGATGGAGATAGTGGAAGTAGTTGCTGATCAGGTGGCTGTGGCCCTATCCCACGCAACAGTTCTTGAAGAGTCACAATTAATGAGGGAGAAACTAGAAGCGAGGAATGGTTTGCTGCAACAGGCTAAGGAGAATGCCGTGAAGGCAAGCCAGGCAAGGAATTCGTTTCAGAAGGTAATGAACAATGGGATGAGACGGCCAATGCACTCGATTTTGGGATTGCTTTCCATACTTCAAGATGAGAGCACAAGCTCTAACCAGAAGATTATAATCGACACAATGGTGAGAACGAGCACCGTGCTGTCAAATTTAATAAACGATGCAATGGATATACCCGACAAAGACGAAGGGAGATTCCCAGTAGAAATGATGCCCTTTCAGCTGCATTCACTGATTAGAGAGGCTTCTTGTCTTGTTAAGTGCCTGTGTGTTTATAAGGGCTTTCGCTTTTCCACGGATGTTTCCAATTCTTTACCTAATCTGGTGATGGGTGATGAGAAGAGAACGTTTCAGGTTATACTTCATATGGTGGGACATCTATTGAATATCAGCTCCGGAAGGGGCTCCATTGTATTCAAGGTTATTCTGGAGAGTGGAATCGAGGGGGGGAATGATAAGCTTCAGGGAGCAAGAAAACATAGCgtatttgatgaatatgttacCATAAAATTTGAGATTGAAGTTAGTCGTGGAGGTTCTCAAACAGATAGCTCAATCTCAACTTCTCACTTTGGCGGAAAGAGGTACAACAGCAAAGAGTTAAAGGAAGGCATGAGTTTCAGCATGTGCAAAAAGCTTGTTCAG ATGATGCAGGGAAATGTATGGATGCCCTCAAATACCGATGGCCATGCACAAAAGATGACTCTTATTCTCCGATTTCTTAAACAGTCATCGTTCAGAAAACATATGTTTGAGCTTGTAAATCCTTTGGAGCAAGCGATTTCAAGCTCAACGTTCAAAGGCCTCCAAGTTCTACTTGCTGATGATGACGACGTTAACAGAATGGTAACCAAAAAACTGCTTCAAAAACTAGGCTGCCAAGTGATTGCTGTTTCGTCTGGTTTTCAGTGCCTAAGTGCAATGGGACATTCAACAACTTCCATCCAAGTTGTCATTTTGGATCTTCACATGGCGGAAATGGACGGATTTGAAGTGACAACAAGGGTACGAAAATTCCACAGTCGTAACTGGCCGTTGATCATAGCCTTGTCTTCTACTTCAGAGCAACAAGTATGGGACAGATGTCTACAGGTTGGAATCAACGGTCTCATACGAAAGCCTGTTCTCCTGCAAGGAATGGCTGAAGAACTTCAAAGAGTCTTACAAAGAGCTGGTGAAGGCTTTTAA